The Endozoicomonas sp. 4G DNA segment CTTCAGACACGAGAGTTGTGACAGAACTCCCGGCTTGAGGCTTTCTTGCTGGATTGCTGTTTAATGATTTTTCTTTCCTATCTTCTGCTCGGTGCTCTGGCCGGGACTCTGGCCGGTCTGTTCGGGATCGGTGGTGGGCTGGTTATTGTTCCGGTGCTGGTTTACAGTTTCGAGTTACAGGGGCTGTCTCCCGAAGTTCTCACTCATCTGGCTGTGGGTACGTCGCTAGCCACCATCGTTGTCACTTCACTCAGTTCCATTCGCACTCACCATTCCAAGGGGGCTGTTCAGTGGCCTGTTTTTGGTGTTTTGACGATGGGAATTCTTATGGGCTCATGGCTCGGGGTTTACACTGCGGTCCAGATGTCGGGCCCAATGCTTCAGAAAATGATTGGGATTTTTGCCCTGGCCGTAGCCGCAAAAATGTGGTTTGGCTTCAAGCATTCTGAAAGCAGTAAAGTGCCGGGACGACCGGTATTAGTCACTGCTGGAGGCGTCATAGGCTGGGCTTCCAGTATATTTGGCATCGGTGGTGGCAGCCTGTCAGTACCCTTTTTGCGCAAGAGCAGCCTCTCAATGCCCCAGGCAGTGGCGACTTCGGCTGCCTGTGGTTTGCCGATCGCTATTATGGGAACTGCGGCTAATATGTTCCTGGGCATAGAAAATGAGTTGTTGCCAGAGCTGAGTACCGGCTATGTTTACTGGCCGGCCTTTCTTGGTATTGTCCTGACCAGCATGCTGTTTGCCCGCTTTGGTGCCCAGTTGGCTCATAAGCTGTCTTCTGACAAATTACAAAGGTTGTTTGCGCTTCTGCTGCTGGCTGTAGGATCGGAGTTTCTTTTCTCTATCTGAAAGCGTCAGGCCAGCTGGCTCATCCCTTTGTCTTGTTGATACACTGATTCGCCGAATGCACTTTTCTCAAGTTCAAAGGGGGGAGTGCGTAACAATAAACCTATCCGGAATCCTCCTGTGATCCCATATCCTCAAATTGATCCCGTTGCGATCAGCCTTGGGCCTCTCAAAGTTCACTGGTACGGTCTTATGTACCTGGTGGGTTTTGCCGGAGGCTGGTGGCTGGCAATCCAGAGAGCCAAGAAATCAAAGGGTTTATGGAATCCTGAACAAATCGGAGACCTGGTGTTCTATGTGGCGGTCGGGGTGATCCTGGGCGGGCGCATGGGTTATGTGCTGTTCTACAACTTTGATTATTTTCTCCAAAACCCGCTCTGGCTGTTCAGCATCTGGGAAGGCGGCATGTCTTTCCACGGTGGCTTGCTGGGGGTTCTGCTGGCGGTATTGCTCTTTGGCCGCAAGATTGACAAGAACTTCTTCCAGATGACGGACTTTATTGCTCCTGTGGTTCCTTTGGGGCTGGGCATGGGTCGCCTGGGTAATTTTATTGGGGGTGAGCTATGGGGAAGGGCAACGGATGTTCCGTGGGCTATGGTCTTTCCGACGGATCCCTCACAGATGCCAAGGCATCCATCACAGCTTTACCAGTTTGTTATCGAGGGGGTTATCCTGTTTGGGGCGCTCTGGTGGTTCTCGGCCAAACCCCGTCCGCGGATGGCTGTGTCCGGATTATTCCTGCTGATCTATGGTATTGGGCGCTTCTGTGTAGAATTTGTCCGGCAGCCCGATGAACAGCTGGGCTTTATTGCTTTTGGCTGGTTGACGATGGGGCAGCTGCTGACGGTGCCTATGATTCTTCTGGGTGTGGGGCTTATGGTGGTAGCCTATAAAAAATTCCCACTGGTGGATGGGCAGAATCAGGATGACCAGGCCTGGTTGAAAAAACATGCGCCTAAGCCTGATGAGAAAACAGCCGTGAGCGGACGTAAACAGCCATGAGCGGACATAAGCCATGAGCAATAAATAAAGGATTAACCATGAAACAGTATCTGGACCTCCTGCGTCATGTAAAAGAGCAGGGCACTTTCAAATCCGATCGAACCGGCACTGGCACCTACAGTGTTTTTGGTTATCAAATGCGCTTTGACCTGGCGAAAGGTTTCCCGCTGGTCACCACCAAGAAGTGCCACCTGCGCTCCATTATTCATGAGCTGCTCTGGTTCTTGAAGGGTGACACTAATATCGCCTACCTGAAGGAAAACGGTGTCAGAATCTGGGACGAATGGGCGACAGAGGAAGGAGACCTGGGCCCTGTTTATGGTAAACAGTGGCGAAGCTGGGAAGGGGCCAACGGCGAAACCTTTGATCAGATTCAGTGGCTGCTGGATGAAATAAAAACCAATCCGGATTCCAGAAGACTGGTCATCAGTGCCTGGAATCCCAGTGTGCTGCCCGATGTGACATTCAGCCCTAAAGACAATGCCGCTATGGGTAAACAGGCCCTGCCGCCCTGTCATTGTTTGTTCCAGTTCTATGTTCTCGATGGCAAGCTGTCCTGCCAGCTCTATCAGCGCAGTGCTGATATTTTCCTGGGGGTGCCTTTTAATATCGCCTCTTATGCATTATTAACCATGATGATTGCCCAGGTCTGCGATCTGGAGCTGGGGGATTTTGTTCATACCTTTGGTGATGCCCATCTTTACTCCAATCACCTCGAGCAGGCAGAGGAACAGCTAACCCGTGAGCCATTCCCTCTACCAAGGATGAAACTGAACCCTGCGGTCAGGGATCTGTTTGAATTTACCTTTGATGACTTTGAACTGGTGGGTTATCAGGCCCATTCTCATATCAAGGCGGCTGTTTCAGTTTAAGCAGTTTTCGTGACTTTCAAATGCTCTGACGTATCAAACAAGCATTATTGATACGTCAGATTAAATCGTTACTTATCGTTGAAGGGGTCTTCAACCTGGATAGAATGCAGGATAGAGTTGGTTGAGGTATCAGCCTGAGCCCTTGACCCGCTGTATTCAACATAGACTTCTGACTGCGAGATAGCGGCATCTTCTGCATAGCGACAAATGGCTTCATTGTACGTGCCCAGTTGTACAATATTGGGCACTTCTACCTCGTAATATTCATAGGTCAAAACCGTTATGGTTTCATACTCATTCAGACGTGGATTGTATTGAAGAGTGGGCTTGTAACTCTGTCTGGTTTTCGAAACCCTGACGGTACCACCCAAGTGGAGGTGTACCGTACATCGATGATTCATAATGACCTGTCCCCACCGTTCTACATGGACTACCAGTCCGAATACTTGCCACTGACTAAAGGAACCTGGATTTTTGATTGTCGGACTTAAATCAATGCCATTGGGAAATTGAGTAAATGAGGGTGTTTTGGAAAAACTGCTTTCAACCGGTTGGATATCAATTACTCGATAAGGACTGTTAGTCGCCATAGAGTTAAACCAGAATGGGTATTTGTATTTGATGACCATAGGTTTTCTGCTGGAAGGGCTCAAACTCTCCCAGAGGTAACGATACTCCGGTTGTATTGATATATGGTAGGTCCGGGCCGGGTATTTTTTTTCAGCGGCAGCGCCTTGCCCTGCCTGAAACTGTAGTTCCCCGGATTCCCAGATAAAGCCTACTTCCCAACCTTTTGAGGCAATCGTGCCGACCATAAGTCCGGTTTGCCACCATCCCTCCTGGTTGGCCTGTACTTGTTCAGAAAGTGGTTCGAATTTTAAAGGGGGGTTAGACCAGGCGGTCAGACAAAATGCAGAGATCAACAGGCTGAAGAGCCATTGTAGTCTTTTCATGATGGTGTCCTTACCAAAAAGTGAAGTTATAGGATTCAGACTAGCATTTGCAAGAAAGTCTCAGGCAGAGAGGTTCCCTCAGGTTTTCTCCGTATCCCAGCAGAGAGGCCATACTGATAAAGTGTCTTCAGAGACAGAATACTTTTACCCAGCTCTATAAGGAGCGGCGCAAGACGGAAGGAGGGATGAGTCATTTATGAAATTGTATGCCAGACAGCAGGGAGAGGGTGAACATCTGATCAGTGTCCACGGATTATTTGGATCGCAGGAAAATCTCGGTGCGATCAATCGCCAGCTTGCCCGGAAATTCAAGGTACATGGTCTGGATGTCCGCAACCATGGTCGCTCTCCCCATGATGATGCAATGGATTATTCCGTTATGGCCGCAGATATCATTGAATACCTGGATGATCAACAGATTGAGAAGGCTCATCTACTCGGACATTCTATGGGCGGTAAAGTCGTGATGGAAGTGGCCCTGACTTATCCTGACCGGGTCGGCAAACTGGCGGTTATGGATATCGCTCCGGTACAGTACGGGGTACGACGGCATGACGATGTTTTCGCAGGTTTGTCTGCTGTTGATCTCGAGGCTATGGAGAAGCGGGCGGATGCCGATCGTGCCCTGCGCCAGCATGTAGAAGAGTTGGCTATCAGAACCTTTCTGCTGAAGAACCTTTATCGCAATGACGAAGGAGAGTATCGCTGGAGAATGAACCTGGAAGCTATCCGTCATAACTATCTGAAAATTTCTGCGGGTTATTCAGGAGACGGATGTTTTGAAGGTGATGTATTGTTTCTGAGGGGCAGTCACTCGGATTACATTCTCACAGAACACCGGGAAACTGTTCTGAAACATTTCCCAAAAGCCGCTATGCGAGAAATTGCGGGTACAGGCCACTGGCTTCATGCTGAAAAACCGGAATTGGTAGCCCGTACTTTGATGCGTTTTCTGGAGTCTTGAGTATTGGTACAAAAAAGCCGCCTCAGTTGGGCGGCTTTTTTGTATTCACTTCAATGTCTGGCTTGCCGATCCTGGATGTCATCCCATTGACTGGAGTCGTCATCGTCATCGAAATGCTCGTAGGAGTCGGCGAGATTCTGACGAAGGGACTTCTTATCCCAGTAATCATCAATGCCCTGTCGAATGGATTTTTGTTTTCTCTTCTTGCAGCGTTCTTTGGCAGTTTGTCTTTTTCTGAATTCCTGACCTGAATCCCAAAAGATTTTATCCTGATCGTCGTACTGCATTGATCTAACCCTGGACATATCCTTACTTCCTTTTTTTACTGCTCTATCTTCAATTTAGAAAAAATAAATCAGGTTTTTAATAAGAAATGTTGATATGAAGAGGGTTATCAATAGCCGTTCGCAGTCAGGCTCCTAGCCTTCCAGTCGAACCACCCGAGTGTTCAGGGTGCCGTCGGGCATTAGTTCAAGCTCTCGGTAGCCAGGGCAACGGTTATCCGTCATAAAATCATCGGATTTGGGCTTGAACTGGGCACAGGTAGAAGGAGTAGAAAGAAACCGGACATTCTCGATAAGCTGATCTCGCTCCTGATGGATATGACCGTTGATCACTGCACGGACGCTGGCGTGCGACCGGATCAGGTTCATAAACTGGTCAGCGTTTTTCAGTCTGATTTCGTCCAGCCAGCGACTTTCAATGGTGTAGGCAGGGTGGTGAAAAGCCACCAGAGTGGGTTTGTCCGGGTTCTCAGACAGGTACTTTTCCAGAAGCTGAAGCTCGGTGCTGGATAAAAAACCGGGTATCTGTCCCGGAATCTGGGAGTTCAGCATAATGATTTGCCAGTTGCCTAAATCCAGGTAAGGCTTCATGGCCCCGGGGTTGACCTGGTGCATCAGGTGAGCGTCGTCATGATTTCCACAGGTCCAGAGATAAGGTTTGTCGCAGCTATCCAACATGCTTTTCAGGGTTTGGTAAGATTTCAGGCTTTCGTCCTGACTAAGATCACCCGTGACAAGAAAAGCGTCCGGATTAAAGGATGAGGACTGAATCTTATCCCAGACGGCCAGGAAACTTTGATAAGTATCGGTTCCCATCAGTCTGCGATCAGGCGTGCCGAACAGATGGGTATCGGTTAACTGGATAATACGTATTCTGGTCATAGGCTGATTCATCAATTATTTAAACCATGAGTGAGACAGAAGTTTAGCCATTCAGAAAAAAGCTGATTCAATTGTTCCTTTTCATCGGGCATAAGCATCTTCTCATTGGGATAAGGGTAAATGGCTTTGAAGTGCCGGTCTTTATTGACACTGATGATTTCGGCCATTCTAACATCCCGATAAATACGGATCCGGAACTCGGGAAGCTTCAGCCATTGACCCCAGGCGGCATCCAGGTTGACGTGTAGAACGGTGGTATAAGGTGCCCGCTCCAGCACCTGAAACCGTGCCTGTCCCTCCCACCCGGCGAGATAAAATGAGAGAACAAGGTTGTCGTTGTTCTCCAGATCGGGCAGCAGTTTCATGAGTTTATGGAAATTCCTCTCACACACCTTTTGCTGCTTGATCAGGTTGGCTTTGTAGGGAGTTTTGCTATCCATAACTCAATCGTAGTGCATGGCCCTGTTATTCGGCATTGGGTTTGCTGGCCTTCTGGCCATAACTTTTCTTTTTGTGGGCTATATTGTCTACGCGAATACGATTCATAAATACGTCAGTTGTCTTTTTTTGAGTGAATGTTGCCGGCTTTCGATTGCTCATTGCCGGTTTGGGGTATGCCGTTCAGGGGAAGTACCGTTGTGAATAGATTATCTATAACCAAGTCTGCCGATTGCAAGTCGACGAGTAGCAAAGAATTACCGGTTGTGCCGAGGGAGTTGCTGGTTTCTTTTGCATTACTAACCAGTTGTTTTGCCTTATGGGGACTGGCACACAATATGACGGATGTACTCGTTGCTCAGTTCCGTAAAGTGTTTATCTTAACGGATATCCAGTCCAGTATGGTGCAAATGGCGTTCTACGGCGCTTACTTTTGTCTGGCCCTGCCTGCCGCCATATACATCAAAAAGTTTTCTTACAAGTCTGGCGTATTGCTTGGGCTGGGTCTGTTTGCATTCGGTGCATTGTTATTTTATCCAGCCAGCCAGAGCATGCAGTATTCCCATTTTCTGGCAGCCCTGTTTATCCTGGCAGGAGGGCTATCTATTCTGGAGACCAGTGCCAACCCCTATGTTATTGCCATGGGGCCAGAAGAGACCGCCACCCAAAGGTTGAATCTCGCCCAGTCCTTCAACCCTTTCGGTTCAATTATCGGGGTTCTGATTGGAAAATTTTATATCCTCAGCCAGTTAAACCCGGCTACGGAAGCACAGCGGGCGCTGATGCCGGTTGAGCAGTTGCGGGCGATTCAGTCACAGGAATTAATGGCTGTTATGGGGCCATACATAATGACGGCTGTCGTCATTATGGGAGTATGGCTCTCTATCGCGCTTCGTAAAATGCCAAAAGCAGTGGCTGCTTCCGAAGCGTACAGCTATTTAGCATCCTTTCGTCGTCTGTTTAAAAGAAAAGTATTTATCCGTGGTGTTTTGGGACAGTTTCTTTACATGGGGGCGCAAGTTGGTTGCTGGTCATGGACGATTCGTTACGTCATGAAGAACGTCGGAGGTACCGAAGCAGAAGCTTCAACCTATTACCTCTATTCAATCCTGCTGTTTAGTGGCGGTCGCTTTGTTTGTACCTCTCTGATGCGTTATATCAAGCCTGCGAAATTGCTGGGCGGGCTTGCCATTGTTGCAGCAATGATGGCTATTGTTGTTATGCTGAGCGATGGCTATGCTGGCATTTACGCTCTGGTTGTTATCTCTGGCTGCATGTCATTAATGTTCCCCACCATTTACGGCATCTCTGTGTCCGGACTGGGAAACGATACTCAACTGGGTGGTAGCTGCCTGATTATGGCCATTCTCGGGGGAGCCGTACTGACCGCACTGATGGGTTGGATTTCAGACAGGTCCGGGATTGGCTGGGCCTTTGTGGTTCCGCTGGTCGGATTTATTTACCTGACCTGGTTTGGTCTGAAGGGAAGCAAAAAGAAAGAAATTTCAATGATGAAATAACTGGGAAACTCACAGTAAACTAGTGTAAATTCGATGGGTCTTGCTTGAGCAACAGCGGGTAAACCGACATTATTGTTCGGCTTTTGGGCCCATTTTTCAAGGAACTGGAGATATGCCACGAACTTATCGCAAAGGCTTTTTACTGGCAGCCCTGGCTGGCTCTATTATGTCTGCCCAGGCGACAGAGACTGAATACAATTTGCTGGATGTGTACAACCTGGCGCTAAAAAATGATGCCCAGCTGGCCGCTGCCCGGGCGGATATGATGGCGACTCAGGAAGGTAGCACCCAGGCAAGGGCCCTGTTGCTGCCCAATCTGTCTTTGTCGGCTGGAACGCAGTACAACAAAACATCCCAGGAGACTCAAGTCGGTGATGTCAAAGACAACTATAACTCCCATACCTGGGGAGCCACGCTAAGTCAGCCGCTGTTCAATTTGGCCAGCTGGTTTGGTTATGACACTGCCAAATTTCAAAGTGCCCAGGCAGAAGCCTCTTTTAGCTATGAGCAGCAGAACCTGATCCTCAGGGTGTCAGAAGCCTACTTTAATGTGCTCAGAGCCGAAGACAGCCTGACCACTGCTATCGCTGAAGAGAAAGCGGTTAAACAACAGCTGGACCAGGCTCGTGAACGTTATAATGTGGGTCTTATTGCCGAGACCGATGTGCTCGAAGCCAGGGCGCGTTACGACGACGCCCGAGTCGTTAGGATTGATGGTGAGAACAGCGTCTCAGTGGCTTATGAGGCTCTGCGCACCATTATCGATAAAGATGTTCAGAACCTTGGCAAGCTCAATAAAACCATGCCGGTCAGTGCGCCGACGCCTGCCAACTCAGATGAGTGGGTCAACAACGCGGTCAAGAATAACCTGCAACTTGAGGCCGCACGGGAAAGCCTGAAGGCAGCGCACAGCAATATCAAGGCCAAAAAGTCAGGTCATGCACCGACGGTTGATGCTTTTGCCAGCTATAACTACAGTTCCAGTGATGCTGACTCTGCCAGGGTACGCATTGGTGAAACTGGGGTAATGACAACCGGTGACGGCGACCAGACCGTAGTCGGCGTTAAATTTTCCCTGCCACTGTTTGCCGGTGGTGCCACCAGTTCCCAGGTTCGTCAGGCCACTTACCAGATGGAATCGGTTCAGCAGAATTACGATAAAGCACTGCGCGAGATTAACTCCGGCACCCGTAACCTGTTCCGCTCAGTCAATTCTGATGTTGCCCGTGTCGAAGCCCGTTGTCAGGGCATTGTCTCTTCTGAAAGTGCTTTGCAAGCGACAGAGAGCGGCTATGAGGTCGGTACCCGTAACATTACCGATGTTCTGGATGCCCAGAAGACATTATTTGCTGCCCAGCGGGATTACCTGAATGCCCGCTACGACTACATTGTCAATACATTGAAGTTGAAGCAAACAGCCGGTACTTTGAGTCCGGAAGACCTTTCCCAGCTGAATAACTGGATTGTTTCTTCAGAAGAAATGTCGATACCTGCCGAATGTCGTGCAAAATGACAGCGGCTTTTTGTATAAGCAATGTTTGACAGAATAATAGTGCTGACTTCAGCACTATTATTTCCTGCAAAATCATAAAAAAGTGCTAAATTTCAGGGTTATTGCTCAAAGTAAAGAAACCTGAAAAGCGCATGAAAAATCACAGAGCCATTGTAATAACTCCGATTATTTTTATTATTTCTGTTTTGTATTCATACAATGCCAATGCATCACCACTCTGTGATGCGATCAATAGTTTAATGACCCTTATTGATGAGATAGATATAAAACGAGATCGATTGGGTCAACAGAGCGAACCTTATTTTTCTTATAATAATGTAGCATTACCAGATAGTTTTCGATTGTTAAGGTTATATCAGGCTTCATTGCAGGTCAGAAACCTGCCGGGTAAAGTTTCTTCAAAAATCCTCTATGCAAACAGTCTTAAACAACGAGACTTACGCTGCCTGCCAGGAGGCACTATTAATCCTTTGGTGCAAGCGTCAGCAAGGAGTGTGTTGAGGAGTGAGGGAGTGGCTTACTATCGATTCGACGAGAATGGAGTACGACTGAGTAAACCGGAATGTGTAAAATTTTCTGGCATAGATGAGTTAAAAAATGAAGAAATCAACGAAAAGGCAAAAGAGCATTTATCAGAAATGTTCGAGTCATTGGAAAATGATCAGGTGTTTTTAACAACCTGTACTAATTTGGGCTTTGAAAATGAGTACAAAATAACGATGGATTTAATAAGGGCTGCATTACATTAACATTGCAGCCTGAACAAAAGATGCCAGCTATGAGCGGCAACCTTGGTACAATCCTGAGCAACCAAACCCTGTTCCGTTCAGTTAATTCGGATTTAGCGCTATTATTTTCCTGCAAAATAATAAAAAAGTGCTAGATTTCAGGGTTATTGTTCAACGTAAAGAAACCTGAAAAGCACATGAAAAATCATATAGCCATTGTAATTACTCGAATTATTTTTATTATTTCTGTATTGTACTCATACAATGCTAATTCTTCACCACTCTATAATGCGTTCAACAGTCTGACCGCCCTCATTGATGAGGTGCATTTAAAAGAGTTTCGACTCAGTGGACGAGTCGGAGAGGTTTTTTCTTATCCAGTGTTGAATAGTAATCTGGATATGCTAAAACTGTACTTCGCATCGTTATCTTCCATAGAGCAGCCAGTTCCAGTCCCTTCAAAAAAGCTCTTTGTGAGAAATATGAAGGAACGACTGCGTCGCCGTGCGCAAGGTTGTTCTATACAAGCTGAGGAGCAGGATTTAGATCG contains these protein-coding regions:
- a CDS encoding TolC family outer membrane protein, with product MPRTYRKGFLLAALAGSIMSAQATETEYNLLDVYNLALKNDAQLAAARADMMATQEGSTQARALLLPNLSLSAGTQYNKTSQETQVGDVKDNYNSHTWGATLSQPLFNLASWFGYDTAKFQSAQAEASFSYEQQNLILRVSEAYFNVLRAEDSLTTAIAEEKAVKQQLDQARERYNVGLIAETDVLEARARYDDARVVRIDGENSVSVAYEALRTIIDKDVQNLGKLNKTMPVSAPTPANSDEWVNNAVKNNLQLEAARESLKAAHSNIKAKKSGHAPTVDAFASYNYSSSDADSARVRIGETGVMTTGDGDQTVVGVKFSLPLFAGGATSSQVRQATYQMESVQQNYDKALREINSGTRNLFRSVNSDVARVEARCQGIVSSESALQATESGYEVGTRNITDVLDAQKTLFAAQRDYLNARYDYIVNTLKLKQTAGTLSPEDLSQLNNWIVSSEEMSIPAECRAK
- a CDS encoding sulfite exporter TauE/SafE family protein; its protein translation is MIFLSYLLLGALAGTLAGLFGIGGGLVIVPVLVYSFELQGLSPEVLTHLAVGTSLATIVVTSLSSIRTHHSKGAVQWPVFGVLTMGILMGSWLGVYTAVQMSGPMLQKMIGIFALAVAAKMWFGFKHSESSKVPGRPVLVTAGGVIGWASSIFGIGGGSLSVPFLRKSSLSMPQAVATSAACGLPIAIMGTAANMFLGIENELLPELSTGYVYWPAFLGIVLTSMLFARFGAQLAHKLSSDKLQRLFALLLLAVGSEFLFSI
- the lgt gene encoding prolipoprotein diacylglyceryl transferase — encoded protein: MIPYPQIDPVAISLGPLKVHWYGLMYLVGFAGGWWLAIQRAKKSKGLWNPEQIGDLVFYVAVGVILGGRMGYVLFYNFDYFLQNPLWLFSIWEGGMSFHGGLLGVLLAVLLFGRKIDKNFFQMTDFIAPVVPLGLGMGRLGNFIGGELWGRATDVPWAMVFPTDPSQMPRHPSQLYQFVIEGVILFGALWWFSAKPRPRMAVSGLFLLIYGIGRFCVEFVRQPDEQLGFIAFGWLTMGQLLTVPMILLGVGLMVVAYKKFPLVDGQNQDDQAWLKKHAPKPDEKTAVSGRKQP
- the fucP gene encoding L-fucose:H+ symporter permease, whose amino-acid sequence is MNRLSITKSADCKSTSSKELPVVPRELLVSFALLTSCFALWGLAHNMTDVLVAQFRKVFILTDIQSSMVQMAFYGAYFCLALPAAIYIKKFSYKSGVLLGLGLFAFGALLFYPASQSMQYSHFLAALFILAGGLSILETSANPYVIAMGPEETATQRLNLAQSFNPFGSIIGVLIGKFYILSQLNPATEAQRALMPVEQLRAIQSQELMAVMGPYIMTAVVIMGVWLSIALRKMPKAVAASEAYSYLASFRRLFKRKVFIRGVLGQFLYMGAQVGCWSWTIRYVMKNVGGTEAEASTYYLYSILLFSGGRFVCTSLMRYIKPAKLLGGLAIVAAMMAIVVMLSDGYAGIYALVVISGCMSLMFPTIYGISVSGLGNDTQLGGSCLIMAILGGAVLTALMGWISDRSGIGWAFVVPLVGFIYLTWFGLKGSKKKEISMMK
- a CDS encoding thymidylate synthase, producing MKQYLDLLRHVKEQGTFKSDRTGTGTYSVFGYQMRFDLAKGFPLVTTKKCHLRSIIHELLWFLKGDTNIAYLKENGVRIWDEWATEEGDLGPVYGKQWRSWEGANGETFDQIQWLLDEIKTNPDSRRLVISAWNPSVLPDVTFSPKDNAAMGKQALPPCHCLFQFYVLDGKLSCQLYQRSADIFLGVPFNIASYALLTMMIAQVCDLELGDFVHTFGDAHLYSNHLEQAEEQLTREPFPLPRMKLNPAVRDLFEFTFDDFELVGYQAHSHIKAAVSV
- a CDS encoding alpha/beta fold hydrolase, whose protein sequence is MKLYARQQGEGEHLISVHGLFGSQENLGAINRQLARKFKVHGLDVRNHGRSPHDDAMDYSVMAADIIEYLDDQQIEKAHLLGHSMGGKVVMEVALTYPDRVGKLAVMDIAPVQYGVRRHDDVFAGLSAVDLEAMEKRADADRALRQHVEELAIRTFLLKNLYRNDEGEYRWRMNLEAIRHNYLKISAGYSGDGCFEGDVLFLRGSHSDYILTEHRETVLKHFPKAAMREIAGTGHWLHAEKPELVARTLMRFLES
- the cpdA gene encoding 3',5'-cyclic-AMP phosphodiesterase, with product MTRIRIIQLTDTHLFGTPDRRLMGTDTYQSFLAVWDKIQSSSFNPDAFLVTGDLSQDESLKSYQTLKSMLDSCDKPYLWTCGNHDDAHLMHQVNPGAMKPYLDLGNWQIIMLNSQIPGQIPGFLSSTELQLLEKYLSENPDKPTLVAFHHPAYTIESRWLDEIRLKNADQFMNLIRSHASVRAVINGHIHQERDQLIENVRFLSTPSTCAQFKPKSDDFMTDNRCPGYRELELMPDGTLNTRVVRLEG
- a CDS encoding DUF1249 domain-containing protein, which codes for MDSKTPYKANLIKQQKVCERNFHKLMKLLPDLENNDNLVLSFYLAGWEGQARFQVLERAPYTTVLHVNLDAAWGQWLKLPEFRIRIYRDVRMAEIISVNKDRHFKAIYPYPNEKMLMPDEKEQLNQLFSEWLNFCLTHGLNN